In Astyanax mexicanus isolate ESR-SI-001 chromosome 7, AstMex3_surface, whole genome shotgun sequence, the genomic stretch aagctttTTGACACTGAgcagtgtttgtcctccacaatcccttatctaaacccaactgagatagcaaaagcagcaactactgttcagcaccACCAGGAACTCCTACAAGGCACTGAGAAAActgtttcaggtgactctacttcatgaagacactgagattaaaatactaacagtgtgcagatctgtctttaAAGATGAATGTGGTACATAGAATAATCTAaggtttaaaacatattttgttttgttttacactttttgtctataaaataaaataattacacatgttcctgtataactttactgtctttaatattaaaattacaaaagaaaaaaacacattgaatgagcagAGCTGTTGACTtttactgtattgattatttagtattttattcaGGTCTTTTGACTTAGAAGGGGTAAATATTATAACTTGATCTTTATCTGTTTAAAAGTAAAAGGAAAGGTGGTACAGACCTGAGACTTGTGACTGCAAAAAGCTGCAATGTAAATGAACTGCAGGTGGCAGCAGTGTCTCACATAGAAGCTGTACGTATCCTTGTGAGCTCAATCATTTCCATCTGGTCAGTGACCTCCATTAGTCCTCTTGCAGCCTGTGCTCAAGAGAATTAAAGAATCAAAATGAGTGAATGACTAAAAGAGGAGCTGGAGCAGGTGAAGACTACAGAATAGAGTTGAGGACACGCACCGTGATGAAGACTGAGCTCACTTTGCATGGAGAATAATCAGTCCGGTCAAACAGATGGTCAGCATCTGTGTAGATGCAGGATTACCTGTTTTTAATTAGGCCTACattataaagataaatacactgTTCCTTTGTGACTGGGAAAGAAACCGGACTACCTAAAAGGCCTGAACACATACAGTTACTAAAATACATATCTGTTTATGGTTCAGAAACCTCAAAAGTTTGTCGCAACCAATTACCTAAGCAAATGTAAGCAttgaattatatttaaatttcaaCACTTCAacttaatataatatttacaaaTCAGAATATTTTTATGAATCAGACTGCATTGGTTTTAGTACGCTTTGTTAAGCAAATCAAAAGTTTACAATGAATGTTCTAAACATTGTATGTTGAAACAGTAATTTATTATTATGAGTGGAAAGCTTTAAATGACGTGTTCactatatgaaagtttaattatTTCAAAGAAAGGCTATGCTAGTCGACACtttcccccccacacacaaagTGCAACCAATAGAGCACTGTCTTTTTTAACACTCTGGGGCATTTTAAAGAAACTTTTTCAACCGTGGGAGCAAAGAGGTGAAGGGTTTGAGtgtaaagtgaagtagagtgtCAATGATGGAGTTgcttagaataaataaaataaatgttttcctGACCTTTAACTCAACCTCTGTGAAAAATAACTCCAAGTTGGACTGCAGTTCTGGTTCTGCAAAGAAAAATGAGCAGTATCTAATTTAATACATTACAAAACATTTTCAAAGTTTTATGAATAAAGCCTGTTGGTAAATTTGTGTATACCTGTGTATAGTTTCtgattcattaaaaaataatcaaacagACCAAGCAATAATACTTGACTTTAAAAGCCAGTCAACCCCCTTTACAATAATTTACATAGCTCTTGTCTAAATGACTGATGGGGGAGGAAAAGCAGCTATTAATAGCAGTGCCTTGGGAATAACTCAAACATGAGGTGCAAACTTAACCTCACTAAAGGTCTTTCTTTCAGCATGACTCTAGTATGTACAATGTAATTTGACTTTGTGTAGTGTTTGTTATATCTgaacacataaataataaataatacatatcgaaaCACAAAATGAGAGCTTTAGACTGCCCCAAAATAAACGACCACATTCCTTAACCCTTTAGTTTCCACACTGACATTCTATGAACTATAGTATCCAAAGCTCTTTGAAATTGTCTAAGCATTACAAAAACCATATGACCttttcagtttattctatttGGATGTTTAGTTCTCTAATTGATGGTTTCTGATTTGTTTCCCCCCCAATGTCATAATTTAGGAATAGTAATCAAGCCAGCTTGCATTGTTGTCCATGTATTTAATGATTTACTGAAATTCTTAGGACCAGTTTTTCCCCAACCCTTTTCCTGAACACACCTGCCTGCACATATTAGTACTCTGCCTAATTTAATGCACACACTACAACTCTGAAATGGATAGCTGGGAGTAAGTAAAACACTAAATTATGAAGGCCACTGTGTCCCCAGAAACAGGGTTAAAAACACTGACTAAGGGTGTAacaaaagtcacaaaaaaaaaagatattaaggAGACGGATGTTTTGTTGATGTTGATCCAAAATAGCTAAGCAAACATCTATAACTTCAGATCACAGAACAGACTTTATAGCATCTTTCTTCATGATAAAGAACAGAGCTTTTGCTTATGAATGGGTTAACCCCTGTATCGAAGAAGGATTAGGAGAAGGGGCATAATTGGTCTTTAGAGAATGTGGTCTGGTGGTAGTTCTGTCCTCAGGCACCTACAATCACAAAAGAGCAAATACCGGACATATTTCAGGTACCTTTCAGACACCATGACAGTGCAGAGACATTACTGAACACAGGAAACCGTCCTTTACTGCCATCCATAACTGGCGGTCCAGTCTTTCATAAACTAAGCATTAGCTTTCACTGCATCCATAACAGATGATACAATATACCTAATAGAAATTGAAGACATCCATCAAAGGACATCAAAGACTGCATTCTGAGTGAGGTTGTCATACTCAGCTCAGTCACCAAGCAAGCTTAGTTCCCAGTAGCGTTAGATCTTGAGGTCttgagtaggcctgtcacaataattgcaatatcgatttatcgtacaataaatgaacatgacctcaataatatttgataatcgtgatatcgtctatttgGTATATTTGTATgattgttcacatatataacagtgaacagtattttagccagtcattcttcaataactgtgactccttACACACCGTGTGAACTGCAgtaggtaaataaataagtatatcattcctaaaccatttataataaatgattaattcaaattttgttgtctttaaaaagtgtatatttgcttttttatgctgTTCTGTTATGATTTTGTCAGTGGCATTTAGTAGTctgaaaattacaaaaatatcatgtATCGCAGTAATTTCTGGGAAGATATATCATCCACAGAAAagtcttatcgtgacaggcctagtcttGAGTTAGATCAATGGCTGTGAAGAAAAGATCAGCACTACTGACAATCATCACTGATTAAAAGCTTTAGAAGCACATTCAGAACAACATAGCTTTTCTCCATGCTTTAAAATTTCTTGGCCAAGTCTAGTTCAGGAACAGTTCAGGAACAGCACCAAGACAGTGATGGATTCAGCAGATTGCCCCCTTCTTTCATGAAGCTGCCCTGTTGGTCGTTTCCGGTTTGGAGCATTCTCAGAGCTATTTTGCCAGTGGCTATTCAGCACTATGGGTGGACTCTTATTGTTTCATTTGTAAACAGACACAGTGGCTCTGATTACTGTCAGCAGTTGCACTAAGTTTGCAGTAGGTGTATTATAGCAACAGATGTAATATTTGCAATAGATGTATTATTGCTACTGTTGTAGAGGACTGGATTAGTACTATGGCTAGCAGAGTCTGTAACAGGGCAGGTTTTTCCAGTTGCTAAATGAACTTTTCCTCAGTTCTGATAAAGACGATGTTCTTCTGCTGTGCTGTAAAGCTCTGACCTTTGTGTTTCAGAAAAAAGTACTGTAATTACTTATAACAACAAGTCCACACCTGGCATCCCATTCACCCCCACTAACACATTATTGTGGTGCTCTTTTGATAAGTACTCATGCCACTGAACTCCACTAGTGTTCTAGAAAACCTAAATGACAGGGGTCCCATTTAACAAATGTAAGTTTATATGGAGTCTTATGCAAACATTTAGACCTCCAAAGACAAAATGAGACATCTCGGGTTACACAAAGGGTCCATTCCCTTCACCTACACTCTACTTTACCCAAGTTGCTGTGGCCATTTATGATCCGATCATAAACATTTAACCAAACATGTTGATCCAACACCCAACACTTTGTCTGCTGTGACTGTTTATGATCTGACCAGCAACATTTGACACAACCACAAAACCTTacctacaaaaaaaatacactagtCATTCACCAAGCCACAAGCTTTTTTTTCAAAGAGGCCATTATGTAGCCACTTCCCTTCATCAGTGTTTTGTTGAATTAGGCAAACAACACCTTCCGTCATCAAAACAAATATCTGACCTCAGAGCAGTTACAATGCAATGTGGAACCTGTCATTTCTTGCCTACATCTGtcaacaactttcaatcacatacATCAGTAAATTTACCAAGATTTGACATATGCGCTTGTTCAACATTTCACTGCCCCTCACAAACAAACCTAATTGACCCACTGCCACCATCAACTGGCATAGTATTAATCTCTAAGCAGCAGCTCTTATCAAGGGCTCCAGCTAAAGACCTGAATTCAATTTAATACCCCATTCCCAGCATAAAACACACAACATCACATACCCACTGCTCATGGTTCCACGGCATTGGAAGGACATCATAGGTCACCCCAGTAGAGACTTGATACGACTCGCACCCAATGCCCACAACTATCACCAGGTGATTGCTTCTCCACTTTTCTCCACTTTCCCATCACTGTCCCTGTTTCAAAATTAGAGAAATAAACACATTGGCTGTAGGTAaatcaaacataaaacataatccTAATGTGCAggtcttttttctttaataatcaGTAAACAGCAATACATTGAAATGACACATGAGCACATAAAACtaaaacatacataaatgtaagtttatgtttttttattgagtaTTGTACTAATGTTTATTTTAAGAGAAATAGTAGACAAAGCATCTGTAGCTATATGATAGAGTGACCATGTAATGCAGTTACATTTCACAGGTTTCAATCTTTTTTAAGCTTTAAGTGAATTTGTGTGCTGAGAATGTAGTGTTGGTTTTACAACAATAGTAGAGATTTTATACAATATCAAGGCCGACATTAACCATTTGACTGCATTAAATAATTTTGCATTAACAAtggcaaaaacattaaaataaagaaacacaataatttaaataaacacagtacGAAGTATTCAAGTATTTgttatatttaagtatttaagagAGAGTAAATAATTTCTTCAGTAAATAACCAAAACATAAAGTACAAATAATTGCACATTAGAATTTACTCAACAGAGAAACTGTTATAAATTATTTTCACTACACTTAACTACATAATTGTGGGTTCATAGTAGAACGCCAAAGTACTAAATAAACGTCCTGAAATACAGTATGCTAGGTAAACTTGGCTATTACTTGTCTGAATTAGCAATCTGAGTAGGGATTGCTAGACTTACACAATAAATTGCTTAATAAAGTTGAGTGACCAGGATAAATTGCATTTAGTAAAGCTAGCCAGCATCAAATACTTGCAATATAACACTTAAGTCTGAACATGGCCGGTAGTAACGTTGGCTAATGCTGTAAAGTTTGTTAACCGTACTATTACCTGGCGTGAGCGTATGCATGCATATATATGCATATGCAGGGCTTAATGCTACTAAATTACcaattgtttatttaaaacataaaacactgtcCTACCACGCGCGAGCATCATCTCGCTGTctcttctttttctgtctttttcgcCCAGACTCTGTATGCCTTTTTTTAGACGCCATGTCCAAACACAGGTGTCTACCATACCTGAGATTGAGGCATAATGGAACAGACCACTGGGAGGTGGGGGTGGAGAATGGGCACCGCACGGAGAGGAGATTCATCTGCACAGaagattcattctttttttttttgagcaaatATGATACTTTTGTAAAGTTTATGTCTGTTAATAAGCTtgctttacatgtttttttttaaacctagaaGACAGAATATGGGTATTTTTTGTACcttatattttgtatatagtaTTTTGCCACATATATACATTATGTCATATAATTTGTAAAACCgaacaaaataattttaaaaatacctTTTAATTAACTATAAATTAAACAGAGGCTAAAGCTAAAAATATATTGTGCCATAGACTTGGAGTGTGATCACAAACCCAAAACACATGAAAAAGGTTTACTGGCTGTAAAACACAATTTGCATAAGGGATTTTACATGGGAATTAGGGgtttttctttcgtttttttttcaAGTATACAGTTTACAGTTCAACAGCTAATAATACATAAGTTGGACAAAAGCTTATCAATATGTGTAATAAATAAAGTCATAGTACTAAAAAAATCtttgactttttttgtttggATAGCGCTTAATAATTTGAAAtgtgatttaatttaaataaaaaaagagagggaggataTTATATGAACGATATGAGTATATAGTATGAGTATATAGTATGAGTATATAGTATGAGTATATAGTATGAGTATAATATGAAGTTTAGAGTATATTAAAGAGGTTTATTAGATTCATTGTGTTAATAATACATGTTATCTTTAAATGTAAAAGAATATAGGTAAAGTTAGGGTTTACTGGGAAATCCTCCAGTCTCTCTGTTTACGTCAGGTACTTCCTCAGCCAAGGGCGTGGTTGGTGGGCACTATAGGGCGGGGTGGGGGCGTGTCCAGTTTGAGCCCAGTTGGAAAAGAAAGAGTCCatccagtaaagtacagtaaagttgAGGATTAAACAATTGAGGATTTCAGATCACATATAAGTAAGTATTCGGGTTTATTGTGATTGTTTATTGTGATCGAGTTTAATTGGGGTTATCTGAGTAAGATGTGTTGTTTAGTATATATAGGGTGCTATGTATTtctagtggtgtgtgtgtttttggtcaTTATGAGAGGGAGCTGAGGAAAGTCTGGAGCTGTAGAGAAGGTACTGGGGTAGCTGGGGTTGTTCAGCTGTTTTTTAGGGTTGTGCTATTTTATAATCCAGAACTATAGTCAGGGAATATCCATATGATTCCCCAAAAGTGAACAGTCGAAAGAAGAAATCACTTTATCTGCTCATCTGCTAATCTCACACTGTAATCTGCTCCTGTGTACCAACCAGCAAACCCACAAAataatttgagttatttttccttttttttcacttGAACAAACCAGTaaccagtgttaaattaacaataTACTCTGTGTGTTAACAAAaaaaggggtgggcgatatggccttaaaataatattacaatatttcacagtatttttgctATAAccatacttttggcgatatgacaaaatacttaataaaaaatatttcaagaatacactaatgcactccaaatatctccatatatccaggattaaagtaaaataaatgatactggacagatataatcagtctttagtagatatatcatgagaattgagaacagtgtgaatttttcttttgctaaaaccagcaaaaaagtaaaaagtaccaTGATGTGATAATTATTGGCGGGTTatttggcacaatatttcagggtataatataattcacaatattcaaaaatgttggcgatattattgcatacaacatgatatggcacacccctagtgttaaattaacactgattaATTAACTGTATATTTGTGTGAAGCATCTCAGTTGGAATTTTGCCTCACAGCATAAATTACTGTAACAATTAATAGCAACCTCTTGCAGCCTCTTAACAcacctaggcctgtcatgataataacattatcgatttatcatacaataaatgggcTGCAATGTTACTGAGAAGTCTTCAAAATTGTAATGCAAAATACACGCAATGGACAAAATATTGACATAAATAACATCAACTACTTCTTTGtttgtaatgtttaaaaatattcatAACACTGACTCCAACTTAAATTGTCTCAGACAGAAAATGTGGAGATTTTTGATTCTTCTCTGCACTGCATTTTTGGCAGGTAAGATTATTTACTCTTTTATCAGTATTGCCTATTTAAAGATAGGTGCAAAAGTGACTGTTTTTATGCTTTACATATTTAACTAAAACTTTACTATTTGACTAATTTCGAATTAAGAGAGTTTCATCTTGTTGATGGTTTTAATCTAAACACAAGGTTATGGGTATTTATTTGGTCCAATGCATCACCTAAATAATCTAAACTGGACTGTAGACATTCTCATGTACTGACACTTTTGGGCCCATATGTTTGCGTAAAACTCATGACTCTCCCTATTTTCATCTACCTGTAGAGTCACAAAAAATGGAGTATTTGCAGATGCTCTTTGGAGAACAGTTGAGCATCAAGCTGCCGACAACGGAATCACTGGAGTTTACATCTGTGGATGAATCTGAGAAGTACACTGTCTGGGCCTTCAATTTGTTCGGCAAACGGGGATCAATAAAAGGATCCAAATCTAATAGGCGATTTGTGATAAGACATGTCTGTTTTGAAGATCAGGGAACCTACATACGGAGGAACATATTCAAGACAATTGACTACATCGCCAAGGTTAAGGTTTTTCGTAAGTGATCTCTTTTACAATTTCTTCTTTCTATTCTCTACATGTTTGGTATCACACCGCTGGTTacttaaaaataccaaaaaaaattaCTAATTCTTCTATAAAGAACTATAAACATCATATTGATTCTGGTCTAATACTGCCCTTTTCAATTACTTTTAAAGCTAAAAGAACTTCCTGGGTTTGTGTGCGGGGTGACTCATGCAGCATTTCACTGAACGGCGTTGAGAAGGAAAAAGCCAGTCTGAGATTCTCCAATGAAAATGTGTCCCTCATGCTGGTGGTTCGAGGCTCACCTGTGACGAATCTTCCTGACTATGCTGATCGGATCAAAGTGACCAGCAGCAGTATCCAGTTGCTCAATTTCAATGTTTCAGATGAGGGCAACTACACACTTTATGAGGGTCAAGATCGTAAGGCTGTAACCACCAGGCTGTACTTCTCAGGTAAATTTCTACTTGCTGTCCTTATATGGTTTCCTCATTCCCTATTGAACAGGGTGATGCTACCAAAACCACAGGAATCTGTTTAAATGAATACGATTTATCACTAAATCCAGATGGACATAGTATATCAGCAAAGACATGGTTAATACTTGTAAGTTCCTAACTTGCTAACCTTTTTCAACAGGAATAAATAAATTACGTTTCGTATTGAACTAACATAGAATGTAATTTTCTGTTCCGTAATTTTGAGGTAAGAGTGTAAACAagagttttgtgttttgtgtaagaCAGTCCTGCTGCTGTTCTCCTTCAGCCACTCTGCCATGTAATTTTCCACTGCCCAAGAGAACAGACGCATCTTTTTGGTCATGATGAGAATAAGAAGCACTGCCAGCATTCATTTGCTACCATATGCCTGATAGAGCTGATATTGCAGTGaatattacagaaatacagaGGTTTAATGAGGAAATGACTACATTATCGGCTGTAATGTATGAGAGACAGTGTACAAGCTCAACTGCTCCGTTTGACACCGGGTTCTTCTTCTTTCAAAGTTTTTCAGTCTTACACGACCAGCTAAAGTTAATAGCCATCTCTCAGTCTGACTGTTTTGCCTTCCTGCTTGCTGGTTAGTGATGTTCTGATAGTTAAAGTTGTTTTGGATCCCTTTTGGAACAGACAGATGTTAAAGTTGGCATTATGACACTATACTGGCTAAATTTAAAGGCCCTATATAAAGCATGTGTTATCATGTGAAAGAGGGATGGTGGGAAATTGGGAAAAACAACTTCACATACCCATGTATTCATGTCATTACAATCAAATTTGCTTGTCATTACAGTCATATTTGGCATTATAAAGACACACTTGAACAACATTGGA encodes the following:
- the LOC103026847 gene encoding uncharacterized protein LOC103026847 isoform X2; the encoded protein is MWRFLILLCTAFLAESQKMEYLQMLFGEQLSIKLPTTESLEFTSVDESEKYTVWAFNLFGKRGSIKGSKSNRRFVIRHVCFEDQGTYIRRNIFKTIDYIAKVKVFPKRTSWVCVRGDSCSISLNGVEKEKASLRFSNENVSLMLVVRGSPVTNLPDYADRIKVTSSSIQLLNFNVSDEGNYTLYEGQDRKAVTTRLYFSEPHDGIDASPLLSLLLLLGIPVGICCCCRKRLRKKNQATAMTTIQSHSTLSPSGPPPDYSNHVDPAGPVPTYAPGYPAPGESQDHPPPDPPYAVPVQPQYGGEPAMPPQGPASAYPPAQPSYWTGPQYNPAAPAMYTPGYPAPADSQIHPPPPHNPYPPLPQYGGQPALPPNPTSSEKITG